A stretch of Brassica rapa cultivar Chiifu-401-42 chromosome A08, CAAS_Brap_v3.01, whole genome shotgun sequence DNA encodes these proteins:
- the LOC103835913 gene encoding nudix hydrolase 4 has product MTGFSVSLIVSNFSNVASYLSPIFETIPSKVVPAQIEKVVSLVSRTGRDLQRYDNSGYRQVVGCVPYRYKTQQVNGTESKEIEVLLISAQKGKGMLFPKGGWEIDESMEEAALRETIEEAGVTGELEEKLGKWQYKSKRHNIIHHGYMFALLVDQEFERWPEAEMRQRKWVGLDEAGEVCQNWWMREALEAFVNVKCNTEEVEIEASNESGNDV; this is encoded by the exons ACGTCGCCTCGTATCTGTCTCCGATCTTTGAGACCATACCATCGAAGGTTGTCCCAGCGCAGATCGAGAAGGTTGTCTCTTTGGTCTCTCGCACCGGCAGAGATTTGCAGCGTTACGATAACTCTGGCTATCGTCAAGTCGTAGG ATGTGTACCGTACCGATACAAAACACAACAAGTCAACGGAACTGAATCCAAAGAAATCGAAGTTCTTCTCATAAGTGCTCAAAAGGGGAAAGGAATGTTATTCCCAAAAGGAGGTTGGGAGATTGATGAGTCAATGGAGGAAGCAGCTCTCAGAGAGACCATCGAAGAGGCTGGTGTGACCGGGGAGCTAGAGGAAAAGCTAGGGAAATGGCAATACAAAAGCAAAAGACATAACATAATTCACCATGGATACATGTTCGCTTTGCTCGTTGACCAAGAGTTCGAGCGATGGCCTGAAGCTGAGATGAGACAACGCAAATGGGTGGGTTTGGATGAAGCAGGAGAGGTTTGTCAGAATTGGTGGATGAGAGAAGCTCTTGAAGCGTTTGTTAACGTGAAATGTAACACCGAGGAGGTTGAGATCGAAGCTAGTAATGAAAGTGGAAACGATGTTTAG